The genomic interval CGCCATCCCCAGGTCGGTGACCTCGATAGCGGTGATGCCCGGCGGCACCCGACCAGGGTCCGGCGGGACCAGGGCGTGGGTGAAGCCGAGCCGGGCAGCCTCGGCCAGCCGGCGCGAGGTGGCCGTCACCCGGCGGATGTCACCCGCCAGGCCGACCTCGCCGACGGCCACCAGGCCGGTGGCGAGCGGTTCGTTCTGCGCGGCGCCGGCCACCGCCAGCGCCACGGCCAGGTCGGTGGCCGGCTCGGTCAGCCGCACCCCGCCGACTGTGGACGCGTAGACGTCGCTGGCCGCCGTCGTGGACATCCGGATCCGCTCGCCGCCGCGCCGCTGCAGCACGGCGAGCACCATGGCCAGCCGCCCTCCGTCGAGCCCGCTGGTCGTACGTCGCGGCGAGGTCAGGTGCGACGGCGCGAGCAGCGCCTGGACCTCGGCCACCAGCGGCCGCTTGCCCTCGACGGTCACCGTGACGCAGGTGCCGGCCACCGCCTCGCGGCGCTGGGACAGGAAGAGGCCGCTCGGGTCGGCCAGCCCCTGGATGCCGTCGTCGGAGAGGTCGAAACAGCCGACCTCGTCCGAGGGGCCGTAGCGGTTCTTGATGCCGCGGACCATGCGCAGCCGGGAGTGCCGGTCGCCCTCGAACTGCAGCACCACGTCGACCAGGTGCTCCAGCAGGCGGGGACCCGCGACCGAGCCGTCCTTGGTGACGTGACCGACGAGCACCGTCGCGATGCCGCGGTCCTTGGCCACCCGGATCAGCGCGGCCGCCACCTCGCGGACCTGGCTCACGTTGCCCGGCGAGCCGTCGACCTCGGCGCTGGCGATCGTCTGCACCGAGTCGACCACGAGCAGGGACGGCCCGACCGCGTCGACGTGGCCCAGCACCGCTGCGAGGTCGGTCTCTGCCGCCAGCATGAGGTCGTCGCGGATCGCCCCGATGCGGTCGGCGCGCAGCCGCACCTGGGCCGCGGACTCCTCGCCGGTGACGTAGAGGGCCGGCCCGTGCTCGGCCACCCGGGCCGCCACGTCGAGCAGCAGGGTGGACTTGCCGACACCCGGCTCGCCGGCGAGCAGCACGACCG from Actinomycetes bacterium carries:
- the radA gene encoding DNA repair protein RadA — protein: MSRTAVRERPAYRCAECGWATTKWVGRCGECQAWGTVEDTSAPAVRTTAAGPVSTPARPIGQVDVDAARAVPTGVDELDRVLGGGLVPGAVVLLAGEPGVGKSTLLLDVAARVAEHGPALYVTGEESAAQVRLRADRIGAIRDDLMLAAETDLAAVLGHVDAVGPSLLVVDSVQTIASAEVDGSPGNVSQVREVAAALIRVAKDRGIATVLVGHVTKDGSVAGPRLLEHLVDVVLQFEGDRHSRLRMVRGIKNRYGPSDEVGCFDLSDDGIQGLADPSGLFLSQRREAVAGTCVTVTVEGKRPLVAEVQALLAPSHLTSPRRTTSGLDGGRLAMVLAVLQRRGGERIRMSTTAASDVYASTVGGVRLTEPATDLAVALAVAGAAQNEPLATGLVAVGEVGLAGDIRRVTATSRRLAEAARLGFTHALVPPDPGRVPPGITAIEVTDLGMALRVAFPGAEVIPFGNRRAH